A DNA window from Solanum lycopersicum chromosome 3, SLM_r2.1 contains the following coding sequences:
- the LOC101259924 gene encoding dolichyl-diphosphooligosaccharide--protein glycosyltransferase subunit STT3B: MEKATDLLSSSQSFFSLKSLKLKTKQQELLLRISILGLVYILAFITRLFSVLRYESMIHEFDPYFNYRTTLYLTQKGFYEFWNWFDSESWYPLGRIIGGTLYPGLMVTAAFIYWILRFLRFAVHIREVCVLTAPFFASNTTLVAYFFGKELWDTGAGLVAAALIAICPGYISRSVAGSYDNEGVAIFALLLTFYLFVKAVKTGSLAWSLGSALGYFYMVSAWGGYVFIINLIPLYVLVLLVVGRYSMRLYVAYNCMYILGMLLAMQIRFVGFQHVQSGEHMAAMGVFFLMQVFYFLDWVKHLLNDQKLFQAFLRITLTCAISVGVIALGVGTASGYISPWTGRFYSLLDPTYAKDHIPIIASVSEHQPTAWSSFMFDFHILLILFPAGLYFCFKRLSDATIFIVMYGLTSMYFAGVMVRLILVATPAVCLISAIAVSATIKNLSLLVRAKTKPTQAGSGKGTTSTKASSKGALDQSLPYQKNGAIALLVGAFYLLTRYAIHCTWVTSEAYSSPSIVLAARGAHGNRVIFDDYREAYFWLRQNTPQDAKVMSWWDYGYQITAMGNRTVIVDNNTWNNTHIATVGRAMSSYEDEAYEIMRSLDVDYVLVVFGGVTGYSSDDINKFLWMVRIGGGVFPVIKEPDYLVNGEYRVDKGAAPKMLNCLMYKLSYYRFGELTTEYGQPPGYDRARGVEIGNKDIKLEYLEEAFTTSNWIVRIYKVKPPKNRW, encoded by the exons ATGGAGAAAGCAACGGATCTGCTTTCCTCATCGCAGTCATTCTTCTCACTCAAATCTCTAAAGCTGAAGACGAAGCAACAGGAGCTTCTCCTTCGAATTTCGATCCTCGGACTCGTCTACATTCTCGCATTTATCACTCGCCTCTTCAGTGTGCTCAGATATGAGAGCATGATCCATGAATTCGATCCGTATTTCAATTACAGGACGACCTTGTATTTGACTCAGAAAGGTTTTTACGAGTTCTGGAACTGGTTCGACTCCGAGAGTTGGTATCCACTTGGAAGGATCATTGGTGGTACGCTTTATCCTGGACTTATGGTCACTGCTGCCTTTATCTACTGGATACTTAGATTCCTCAG gTTTGCTGTCCATATCCGTGAGGTATGTGTGCTCACAGCACCATTCTTTGCTTCCAACACAACTCTTGTTGCTTACTTCTTTGGGAAAGAGTTATGGGATACGGGTGCTGGGCTTGTGGCTGCAGCATTGATTGCTATCTGTCCTGGTTACATCTCAAGGTCGGTGGCAGGATCATATGACAATGAGGGGGTTGCTATATTTGCACTGCTGCTTACtttctatttatttgttaagGCAGTGAAAACAGGTTCACTTGCTTGGTCTCTGGGCTCAGCATTAGGGTACTTCTACATGGTTTCAGCTTGGGGTGGTTATGTATTTATCATTAATCTTATTCCACTGTATGTGCTGGTACTCTTGGTTGTCGGAAGATATTCGATGAGGCTATATGTGGCTTACAACTGCATGTACATTTTAGGAATGTTGCTAGCAATGCAAATTCGTTTTGTGGGTTTTCAGCATGTACAGTCGGGAGAACATATGGCAGCAATGGGAGTATTTTTCTTGATGCAG GTGTTTTATTTCTTGGATTGGGTGAAACATCTACTGAATGATCAGAAGTTGTTTCAAGCTTTCTTAAGGATAACATTAACTTGTGCTATAAGTGTCGGTGTCATTGCTCTTGGAGTTGGGACTGCTTCTGGTTATATCTCTCCATGGACCGGTCGGTTTTACTCACTACTGGATCCAACTTACGCGAAAGACCATATTCCCATTATTGCTTCTGTTTCAGAGCATCAACCAACCGCATGGTCATCTTTCATGTTTGATTTTCATATATTGCTAATCCTTTTCCCTGCGGGTCTGTATTTCTGCTTCAAACGACTGTCAGATGCTACTATATTTATTGTGATGTATGGCCTCACCAGCATGTACTTTGCTGGGGTCATGGTTCGATTGATTCTTGTTGCTACACCTGCGGTATGCCTCATCAGTGCTATTGCTGTCTCGGCAACTATCAAGAATTTAAGTCTGTTGGTGAGGGCAAAAACAAAACCTACTCAAGCTGGCTCCGGCAAAGGAACAACTAGCACAAAGGCTTCCTCAAAG GGTGCGCTTGATCAGTCTTTGCCCTACCAAAAGAATGGAGCAATTGCATTGCTTGTTGGTGCTTTCTATTTGCTGACTAGATATGCAATCCATTGCACATGGGTGACGTCAGAGGCATACTCATCTCCCTCCATTGTCCTAGCTGCCAGGGGTGCCCACGGGAATAGGGTTATCTTCGATGACTACCGTGAAGCATATTTTTGGCTGAGGCAAAACACTCCTCAGGATGCTAAGGTGATGTCTTGGTGGGATTATGGTTATCAGATCACTGCCATGGGAAACAGGACTGTGATTGTGGATAATAATACCTGGAACAACACACATATAGCTACAGTAGGAAGAGCAATGTCATCTTATGAGGATGAAGCATATGAAATAATGAGATCACTGGATGTGGATTATGTATTGGTTGTGTTTGGAGGTGTAACTGGGTATTCATCTGATGACATAAACAA ATTCTTGTGGATGGTGAGGATAGGTGGCGGAGTTTTTCCCGTCATCAAAGAACCAGATTACCTTGTTAATGGCGAGTATCGTGTTGACAAAGGTGCTGCGCCTAAGATGTTGAACTGTCTGAT GTACAAGCTATCTTATTATCGCTTTGGTGAGCTGACAACAGAATATGGCCAGCCTCCTGG ATATGATAGAGCCAGGGGAGTTGAAATAGGAAACAAGGACATCAAACTTGAATACTTGGAAGAGGCGTTCACGACTTCTAATTGGATAGTCAGAATTTATAAAGTCAAACCACCCAAGAACAGGTGGTAG
- the LOC101259135 gene encoding E3 ubiquitin-protein ligase RING1-like translates to MSSAGADGGGGAAGNQPQNYHCYQCEQTVTITPSPNSELSCPNCNGTFLEESETAPPSNPNPNTHPFFSAATTDDLPFGGGFPIVFSSNAASPAGGAVGFDDLSALFGGMAGGSAALPGRSPNQFDPFAFLNNYFSSMRGGNIQLIFENHPDGGGGGAGGDFRIPGNLGDYFLGPGLEQLIQQLAENDPNRHGTPPAAKSAVAGLPDIKITEELLDSDSSQCAVCKDTFELGMEAKQIPCKHIYHKDCIMPWLELHNSCPVCRYELPTDDPDYENRKTSQQQTANTSNTNTNTSNNNTNNNNTGVMFGGLEGGGDQDSSQTSSSGERRLRIPLQWLFRGLGSPAETSNSGGASNDANNRNNNNAPSGESNPGSGGQPRQEDLD, encoded by the coding sequence ATGTCGTCGGCCGGAGCAGATGGTGGCGGAGGCGCTGCCGGAAATCAACCACAGAATTACCATTGCTACCAATGTGAACAGACAGTTACCATTACGCCATCACCAAATTCAGAGCTCTCATGCCCAAATTGCAATGGTACGTTTTTAGAAGAATCGGAAACCGCACCACCTTCCAACCCTAATCCCAATACTCATCCCTTCTTCTCCGCCGCCACTACCGATGACCTACCTTTTGGAGGTGGATTTCCGATTGTTTTCTCTTCAAACGCTGCTTCACCTGCCGGTGGTGCTGTCGGTTTTGATGATCTTTCTGCTTTATTTGGAGGTATGGCTGGTGGTTCCGCTGCTTTACCAGGTCGATCCCCCAATCAATTTGACCCTTTCGCTTTCCTAAACAACTATTTTAGTAGTATGAGGGGTGGGAATATTCAGTTAATCTTCGAGAATCATCCTGATGGAGGCGGTGGTGGAGCTGGTGGTGATTTTAGGATTCCGGGGAATCTAGGTGACTATTTTCTAGGGCCTGGGCTTGAGCAATTGattcaacagcttgctgaaaaTGATCCAAATCGTCATGGTACACCTCCGGCTGCAAAGTCGGCTGTTGCTGGGCTTCCAGATATTAAGATCACTGAGGAGTTGTTGGATTCTGATTCATCTCAATGTGCAGTTTGTAAAGATACTTTTGAACTCGGCATGGAGGCAAAGCAGATACCTTGCAAACATATATATCATAAGGATTGTATAATGCCATGGCTGGAGTTGCACAATTCTTGCCCAGTGTGTCGATATGAGCTGCCTACTGATGATCCTGATTATGAGAACAGGAAGACATCACAGCAGCAGACTGCCAATACTAGTAATACAAATACCAAcactagtaataataataccaacaacaacaatactGGTGTGATGTTTGGGGGTTTAGAAGGTGGGGGAGATCAGGACAGTTCTCAGACATCTAGTTCAGGGGAGAGGAGGCTTAGGATACCATTGCAATGGCTTTTCAGGGGACTTGGATCACCTGCTGAGACGAGCAACAGTGGAGGAGCAAGCAATGATGCTAACAATCGCAACAACAACAATGCTCCTAGTGGGGAGTCTAATCCAGGTTCTGGAGGGCAGCCGAGGCAGGAGGATCTCGATTAA